A single genomic interval of Ischnura elegans chromosome 3, ioIscEleg1.1, whole genome shotgun sequence harbors:
- the LOC124155289 gene encoding uncharacterized protein LOC124155289 → MAHGVIGSLGPFEGADESWESYIERFNLFVECNDIKEEKKVSTLLTVLGVKTYNLLKDLCTPEKPSSKSFEAIVKVLQEHLSPKPSFIVERYKFSQRNQHDYETVAEYLVQLKKLSTHCEFGNRLSDYLRDRLVSGLRNEAIRKRLLGELELTFEKAVQLATSLEAADRDSSTLTYHHTAGQATSSRLQALTPRRPQHFPKQSGGQERPFRREEGIGSEKVNCFCCGKSGHTTNVCKFRSYSCHYCGKKGHLEKACICKKQSINSPSNFVCYEKPKAECSKHVQNKGTKFAKDRQHYVEEDKTDMKDDDDFDLSGVFNLQNVKMSINQVRVKPIHVNLKVEGQTLMFEVDSGACVSVISQKCYELYFNHITLQPTDLLLSSYTNEKIKPIGKLSVNVEHNNLQKTLDLFVLKTGANPLMGRDWIKAFHVTISIPMMVNQVEDDETILNYKRDSLTR, encoded by the coding sequence ATGGCACATGGCGTTATAGGCTCTTTAGGCCCATTTGAGGGAGCAGATGAATCTTGGGAATCTTACATCGAAAGATTTAACTTATTCGTTGAATGTAATGACATTAAGGAGGAAAAGAAAGTCAGTACTCTTTTGACGGTCTTGGGTGTGAAAACGTACAATTTGTTAAAAGACCTATGTACACCCGAAAAGCCAAGTTCTAAGTCTTTTGAGGCAATAGTGAAAGTGTTACAGGAGCATTTAAGCCCTAAACCATCGTTCATAGTTGAACGATATAAGTTTAGTCAACGTAATCAACACGATTATGAAACGGTGGCTGAGTACTTAGTACAACTAAAAAAACTGTCTACTCATTGTGAATTCGGTAATAGGCTTTCTGACTATCTGCGAGATCGTCTGGTTAGTGGATTACGTAACGAGGCTATCAGGAAACGTCTGTTAGGGGAACTGGAGCTGACGTTCGAGAAAGCGGTGCAGTTGGCTACTTCACTGGAGGCTGCGGACCGGGACTCATCTACCCTGACCTACCATCATACGGCCGGCCAGGCAACATCATCTAGACTTCAGGCATTAACTCCAAGGCGTCCTCAGCATTTCCCGAAGCAGTCGGGGGGGCAGGAACGTCCTTTCCGCCGTGAGGAGGGAATCGGAAGTGAAAAAGTGAATTGTTTTTGCTGTGGTAAAAGTGGTCACACGACTAATGTTTGTAAGTTCAGAAGTTACAGTTGTCATTACTGTGGTAAGAAAGGCCATTTGGAGAAGGCTTGTATTTGTAAGAAGCAGTCTATTAATTCGCCATCAAACTTTGTATGTTATGAGAAACCCAAGGCTGAATGTTCAAAGCATGTACAAAATAAGGGTACTAAATTTGCCAAAGATCGCCAACATTATGTTGAGGAGGACAAAACTGATATGAAGGACGATGATGATTTTGACTTGAGTGGCGTGTTTAACTTGCAAAATGTTAAAATGTCCATCAATCAAGTACGAGTCAAACCCATTCATGTTAATTTAAAGGTAGAAGGTCAAACCTTGATGTTTGAAGTGGACAGTGGAGCTTGTGTCTCAGTAATATCTCAGAAATGTTATGAGTTATATTTCAATCATATTACCTTGCAGCCTACTGATTTGCTTTTGAGTTCATATACTAATGAGAAAATCAAACCAATTGGTAAACTATCTGTTAATGTGGAACATAATAATCTGCAAAAAACTCTTGATCTTTTTGTGCTCAAAACAGGTGCAAATCCTTTAATGGGTCGTGACTGGATCAAGGCATTTCATGTTACCATCAGCATTCCAATGATGGTGAACCAGGTGGAAGATGACGAGACAA